The window GCTCCTGAGCCAGGGCGCATCCTGCCATCACCCCAGTTATGCGCGGCGCATGTCCGGTGCGTCCGCCGTCGGAGCCTTTCGCCATGGAATACCGCCGTCTCGGCCGCACCGACCTCAAGGTCTCGGCGATCTGCCTGGGTACGATGACCTGGGGCCAGCAGAACACGGAAGCCGAGGGCCATGAGCAGATGGATTATGCGCTCGACCAGGGCGTGAATTTCTTCGATACAGCCGAGCTCTATTCGATTCCGCCGACGGCCGAGACGCAGGGCTCGACCGAGCGGATTATCGGCACCTGGTTCAAGGCGCGCGGCAATCGCGACAAGGTGATCCTGGCCTCCAAGGTGGTTGGTCGCTCGGCCAATGACTGGTTCCGCGACGACAAGGGCCCGAGCCGCGTCAATCGCAAGCAGATCGAGGAGGCCGTCGACAAGAGCCTGCAGCGGCTGCAGACCGACTATATCGATCTCTACCAGATCCATTTCCCCGATCGGCCGATGGCCTGGGGCTCGAACCCGACGCGTTTCAATCAGGGGGCGTTCACGCAGGCTGAGGACGAGACGCCGATCGCCGAGCAGCTCGACGCCTTCGCTGACATCGTCAAGACCGGCAAGATCCGCCATCTCGGCCTTTCGAACGAGAGCGCCTGGGGCACGATGAACTTCCTCGCCGAAGCGAATGGAAATGATCGCCCGCGCGTGCAGTCGATCCAGAATGCCTACAACCTGCTGAATCGTACCTTCGAGACGGCGCTGGCCGAGATCGCCATGCGCGAGCAGGTCGGCTTGCTGGCCTACTCCCCGCTCGCCCAGGGCTACCTCTCCGGCAAGTATCTCGACGGCGCCCGGCCGGCCGGCGCGCGCACCACGCTGTTCGATCGCGGCCAGCGCTACCAGACCGCCGGCGCAGAATTGGCAATCAAGGCCTATATCGCGCTCGCCGACGAGGCTGGGCTCGATCCCGTGCAAATGGCACAGGCCTTCGTAACCTCGCGCTGTTTCCTCACCGCGAACATCATCGGCGCGACCAGCATGGAGCATCTCAGGACGGCGATTGGTTCGGCCTCAGTCGCGATCTCACCCGAGCTCGAGGCGAAGATCGATGCGATCCACCAGCGGGTCGGCAACCCTTGCCCATGAGCGGGAAGCAGAGCTGGCTTGTCGGCAGCGATGCATGGTGCGACGCTCGCGTCTCGCCAGAGTCACAAATCACTGGCACTGATTCGCCATGCCCCGGCTATTTACCGCCCTGGAAGTTCCCGCTGAGGTCGCCTCGAGCCTGACGCTGCATCGCGGTGGATTGGTCGGCGCCCGCTGGATCGAGCCCGCCGACTACCACATCACCTTGCGCTTCCTCGGTGATGTCGACCGGCGCACGGCCCATGACGTCGACAGCTTTCTCAATGATGTCGGCAGCGAGCCACTGTCGATCACGCTCGATCAGCTCGGCAGCTTCGGTGGCGACCGGCCGCGCGCTGTCTTTGCCAAGGTCCAGCCCTCGCAGAAGCTGAACGAGCTGCAGGCCGAGCTGGAACGTTTGATGCGCCGGCTCGGGCTGCCGCCCGAATCGCGCAAGTTCATCCCGCATGTGACGCTGGCGCGGCTGCGCGATGCCTCGCCGGCCGAGGTCGCGCACTATCTCGCCACGCATCCGATCGTACGCCCGATGAGCTTCACGGCACGTCGGTTCGCGCTGATG is drawn from Bosea sp. Tri-49 and contains these coding sequences:
- a CDS encoding aldo/keto reductase translates to MEYRRLGRTDLKVSAICLGTMTWGQQNTEAEGHEQMDYALDQGVNFFDTAELYSIPPTAETQGSTERIIGTWFKARGNRDKVILASKVVGRSANDWFRDDKGPSRVNRKQIEEAVDKSLQRLQTDYIDLYQIHFPDRPMAWGSNPTRFNQGAFTQAEDETPIAEQLDAFADIVKTGKIRHLGLSNESAWGTMNFLAEANGNDRPRVQSIQNAYNLLNRTFETALAEIAMREQVGLLAYSPLAQGYLSGKYLDGARPAGARTTLFDRGQRYQTAGAELAIKAYIALADEAGLDPVQMAQAFVTSRCFLTANIIGATSMEHLRTAIGSASVAISPELEAKIDAIHQRVGNPCP
- the thpR gene encoding RNA 2',3'-cyclic phosphodiesterase → MPRLFTALEVPAEVASSLTLHRGGLVGARWIEPADYHITLRFLGDVDRRTAHDVDSFLNDVGSEPLSITLDQLGSFGGDRPRAVFAKVQPSQKLNELQAELERLMRRLGLPPESRKFIPHVTLARLRDASPAEVAHYLATHPIVRPMSFTARRFALMSSRDSIGGGPYVLEAAYPLGLHYPNRPLGAISQRR